The following proteins are co-located in the Brachybacterium sacelli genome:
- a CDS encoding tyrosine-type recombinase/integrase, with protein MRPRGSDASEPWRCAGGRELTDRAQGAARCTLPELDWITEGLAQWIDQARPRFTTESTGPLWLTERGTRVSLRYIDLRFAQIRDEAGLPGELSVHALRHTYVTNLIEWGYAEKFVQDQVGHAYASTTAIYTSVGDDFKNRMISQALSRIYGGNHADDSHT; from the coding sequence GTGCGGCCCCGCGGTTCGGACGCTTCGGAGCCGTGGAGGTGCGCTGGGGGAAGGGAGCTCACGGATCGGGCCCAAGGCGCCGCTCGGTGCACACTTCCCGAACTCGACTGGATCACGGAAGGTCTGGCCCAATGGATCGACCAGGCTCGTCCCCGCTTCACTACCGAATCAACGGGCCCCCTGTGGCTGACCGAACGAGGGACTCGGGTCTCGTTGCGCTACATCGACCTTCGCTTCGCCCAGATCCGTGACGAAGCCGGGCTACCCGGGGAGCTCAGCGTGCACGCTCTACGCCACACCTACGTCACGAACCTCATCGAGTGGGGGTACGCCGAAAAGTTCGTGCAGGACCAGGTCGGACACGCCTACGCGTCCACCACCGCGATATACACCTCTGTCGGCGACGACTTCAAAAACCGCATGATCAGCCAAGCACTATCACGCATCTACGGAGGAAACCATGCCGACGACTCCCACACCTGA